Proteins encoded by one window of Mycolicibacterium sp. ND9-15:
- a CDS encoding SMP-30/gluconolactonase/LRE family protein, translated as MTQSATGSLQQSRYPEWNPAAADGWRVERVTAPSRLFGANGLRTGPDGRVYVAQVTGSQISALDLGTGDLETVSAKGGDIVAPDDVAFDGDGNLFATEVMDGRVSVRDTAGRTRLLRDGLPCANGITVHQDRLFVNECRDGGRLMELDRGTGAERILLENLPSPNAMEVGPDGLLYYPLMTANEIWRIDLAGGEPQRVAADLGVPDAVKFDAQGNLVSTQVASGQVLRIDPRTGHKTLLAQLNPGLDNLTFVGDRLFVSNFTGEITEIVGVGKTRTLLPGGLNWPLDLAVGEDGRLYVADGTYFYTVDGNGSLQTVGMLFSPGYPGFLRGLAPVDGAAFVVATSGGQIARYRPSEGETDYLADGFDQPYGVAVGPGERIVFAELGTGRVHCLRSGTAEVLASDLRDPVGVAFDPDGRPLVAESGEGRVVAVGGATETVVEGLQRPQGIAVADGVLYIVDAGAKEVVAVDLNTNGRTTIASGLPVGPPAGVEPKPLKGMPPFSGPQGPFAGITVGRDGTLYVSADGEGSILALRRT; from the coding sequence ATGACGCAATCGGCGACGGGTTCACTGCAGCAGTCTCGCTACCCGGAATGGAATCCGGCCGCGGCTGACGGCTGGCGCGTCGAGCGGGTGACCGCCCCCAGTCGACTGTTCGGCGCGAACGGTCTGCGCACCGGTCCGGACGGCCGCGTCTACGTCGCCCAGGTGACCGGCAGCCAGATCAGCGCCCTGGACCTCGGCACCGGAGACCTCGAGACGGTCAGCGCCAAGGGCGGTGACATCGTCGCCCCCGACGACGTCGCGTTCGACGGCGACGGCAACCTGTTCGCCACCGAGGTGATGGACGGGCGGGTCAGCGTCCGCGACACCGCCGGTCGCACCCGGCTGCTGCGCGACGGCCTGCCGTGCGCCAACGGCATCACCGTGCATCAGGACCGCCTGTTCGTCAACGAATGTCGCGACGGCGGCCGGCTGATGGAGCTCGACCGCGGCACCGGCGCCGAGCGGATCCTGCTGGAGAACCTGCCGTCGCCGAACGCCATGGAGGTCGGACCGGACGGACTGCTGTACTACCCGCTGATGACCGCCAACGAGATCTGGCGCATCGATCTCGCGGGCGGTGAGCCGCAACGGGTGGCGGCCGACCTCGGTGTCCCCGACGCGGTGAAGTTCGACGCGCAGGGCAACCTGGTGTCGACGCAGGTGGCCAGCGGCCAGGTATTGCGCATCGACCCGCGCACCGGCCACAAAACGCTGCTGGCACAGCTCAATCCGGGGTTGGACAACCTGACGTTCGTCGGCGACAGGCTCTTCGTCTCGAACTTCACCGGTGAGATCACCGAGATCGTCGGCGTCGGAAAGACCCGCACGCTGCTGCCCGGCGGCCTGAATTGGCCACTGGACCTGGCAGTCGGCGAGGACGGCCGGCTGTACGTCGCCGACGGCACCTACTTCTACACCGTCGACGGCAACGGATCGCTGCAGACGGTCGGCATGCTGTTCTCGCCCGGCTACCCAGGTTTCCTGCGGGGGCTGGCACCGGTGGACGGGGCCGCGTTCGTGGTCGCCACCTCCGGTGGCCAGATCGCGCGCTACCGGCCTTCCGAGGGCGAAACCGACTATCTGGCAGACGGTTTCGACCAGCCCTACGGCGTCGCGGTCGGGCCGGGTGAGCGGATAGTGTTCGCCGAACTCGGCACGGGGCGGGTGCACTGTCTGCGCTCGGGCACGGCCGAGGTGCTGGCATCGGACCTGCGGGATCCGGTCGGGGTGGCCTTCGACCCGGACGGCCGCCCGTTGGTCGCCGAGTCCGGCGAGGGCCGAGTGGTCGCTGTGGGCGGTGCGACGGAGACGGTCGTGGAGGGGTTGCAGCGGCCACAGGGAATCGCGGTCGCCGACGGCGTGCTCTACATCGTCGACGCCGGTGCCAAGGAGGTCGTCGCCGTCGACTTGAACACCAACGGACGCACCACGATCGCCTCGGGGCTGCCGGTGGGCCCGCCCGCGGGCGTGGAACCCAAGCCGCTCAAGGGGATGCCGCCGTTCTCCGGGCCGCAGGGACCGTTCGCCGGAATCACCGTCGGCCGTGACGGCACCCTGTACGTATCGGCGGACGGCGAGGGCAGCATTCTCGCGCTGCGACGGACATGA
- a CDS encoding SDR family NAD(P)-dependent oxidoreductase — MDDRLGLAGRVVVVSGAGGGGIGTTVTRMAAEAGATVVAVSRSEQNLDEHVAPLAGQGLAVVPVSADASTDDGIAAVMEQVRRVDGDLYGLVNIAGGAAPSTWMPSTRVTRGDWRALFTANLETAFFMSQAVAAEIRDAGKPGSIVSVSSISGMNTAPFHIAYGTAKAAVSAMTRTMAVELALDNIRVNAVAPGVTETAASRTYVDDDPERDRRAIAMGRRGRPEEQAGAILFLLSDLSSYITGQTLLVDGGLNLKWTHLGADNTSLFLKDENFRAAIKEM; from the coding sequence GTGGACGATCGATTGGGGTTGGCCGGCCGCGTCGTGGTGGTGTCGGGGGCCGGCGGTGGCGGGATCGGCACCACCGTGACTCGGATGGCCGCCGAGGCGGGCGCCACGGTCGTCGCCGTCAGTAGGTCGGAACAGAACCTCGACGAACACGTCGCGCCGCTGGCCGGACAGGGCCTCGCGGTCGTTCCCGTATCGGCCGACGCCTCCACCGACGACGGCATCGCCGCGGTGATGGAACAGGTCCGCCGCGTCGACGGCGACCTTTACGGGTTGGTGAACATCGCCGGGGGCGCCGCGCCGTCGACGTGGATGCCGTCGACCCGGGTGACGCGCGGGGACTGGCGGGCGCTGTTCACCGCGAACCTCGAAACCGCGTTCTTCATGAGCCAGGCGGTGGCCGCCGAAATCCGCGACGCCGGTAAGCCCGGGTCCATCGTTTCGGTGTCTTCGATCAGCGGGATGAACACCGCGCCATTCCACATCGCCTACGGGACGGCGAAAGCCGCCGTCTCGGCCATGACCCGGACAATGGCCGTGGAACTTGCGCTCGACAACATCCGCGTCAACGCGGTCGCGCCCGGTGTCACCGAGACCGCCGCCTCGCGCACCTATGTCGACGACGACCCCGAGCGGGACCGACGGGCGATCGCGATGGGCAGACGGGGCCGGCCCGAAGAGCAGGCCGGAGCGATCCTGTTCCTGCTGTCCGACCTGTCCAGCTACATCACCGGTCAGACGCTTCTGGTCGACGGCGGGCTGAACCTCAAGTGGACCCACCTCGGCGCCGACAACACCTCGCTGTTCCTCAAGGACGAGAACTTTCGCGCCGCGATCAAGGAGATGTGA
- a CDS encoding aromatic ring-hydroxylating oxygenase subunit alpha — protein MTDIEPGLREELSEPMTISVEAYICEDYARAERDKLWRKVWQQVGRVEELPEVGSYLTYDILDDSIIVVRTGAGNSSSDFAAHHNVCMHRGRRLVDTPDGAKNAVGRARKSFVCGFHGWTYGLDGACTHIREQDDWKGALTPQNTHLVPVRVDTWGGWLFINMDPDCEPLADYLFPAAKILDPFGLENMRYKWRKWLYFDCNWKVALEAFNETYHVFTTHPEFNKFGEFKGWAKAQGKHSNIGYDAPKDMEATKSKIRLGTGDPRVSTAEMQVYTMEETNTSTTETLVNAAKRLVDELPEGTPPDKVLEHWLASARRDDEARGVIWPTIPPDILGQAGTAWQIFPNFQIGQGLTVALCYSARPHPSYDPNKCIFEVSVFELYPKGQEPQTEWEYTPKDSPNWRSVLPQDFSNMAAVQQGMKSLGFPGTKPNPYRERSTVNLHYQLSKYMGTGEPKEL, from the coding sequence ATGACGGATATCGAACCTGGGCTGCGAGAGGAACTCTCCGAGCCGATGACGATCAGCGTCGAGGCCTACATCTGTGAGGACTACGCCCGCGCGGAGCGAGACAAGCTGTGGCGCAAGGTGTGGCAGCAGGTCGGACGCGTCGAAGAGCTGCCCGAGGTCGGCAGCTACCTGACCTACGACATCCTCGACGACTCGATCATCGTGGTGCGCACCGGAGCCGGGAACTCATCCTCGGATTTTGCCGCGCACCACAACGTCTGCATGCACCGCGGCCGCCGCCTCGTCGACACCCCGGACGGTGCGAAGAACGCGGTGGGCCGGGCACGCAAGTCGTTCGTGTGCGGATTCCACGGCTGGACATACGGTCTCGACGGTGCGTGCACACATATCCGCGAGCAGGACGACTGGAAGGGCGCGCTCACCCCGCAGAACACCCACCTCGTCCCCGTGCGGGTCGACACCTGGGGCGGCTGGCTGTTCATCAACATGGACCCCGACTGCGAACCGCTGGCCGATTACCTGTTTCCGGCCGCCAAGATCCTCGACCCGTTCGGGCTGGAGAACATGCGCTACAAGTGGCGCAAATGGCTGTACTTCGACTGCAACTGGAAGGTCGCGCTGGAGGCATTCAACGAGACCTACCATGTGTTCACCACGCATCCGGAGTTCAACAAGTTCGGCGAGTTCAAGGGCTGGGCGAAGGCGCAGGGCAAGCACAGCAACATCGGCTATGACGCGCCCAAGGACATGGAGGCCACCAAGTCCAAGATCCGACTCGGAACGGGCGACCCGCGTGTCTCCACCGCCGAGATGCAGGTGTACACCATGGAGGAGACCAACACCTCCACCACCGAGACGCTGGTGAACGCGGCCAAACGGTTGGTCGACGAACTGCCCGAGGGCACGCCCCCGGACAAGGTGCTCGAGCACTGGCTGGCCTCGGCGCGCCGCGACGACGAAGCCCGTGGCGTGATCTGGCCGACGATCCCGCCCGACATCCTCGGGCAGGCGGGCACGGCGTGGCAGATCTTTCCCAACTTCCAGATCGGTCAGGGGCTGACCGTTGCGCTGTGCTACAGCGCCAGGCCGCATCCGAGCTACGACCCGAACAAGTGCATCTTCGAGGTGTCGGTTTTCGAGTTGTACCCCAAAGGCCAAGAGCCGCAGACGGAGTGGGAGTACACCCCGAAGGACAGCCCGAACTGGCGGTCGGTGCTACCCCAGGACTTCTCGAACATGGCCGCGGTGCAGCAGGGTATGAAGTCGCTCGGCTTCCCCGGCACCAAACCCAATCCGTACCGCGAACGCAGCACGGTGAACCTCCACTACCAGCTGTCCAAGTACATGGGCACCGGCGAACCGAAAGAGCTCTAG
- a CDS encoding flavin-containing monooxygenase produces MTLFDTCGPTDTPDDIDIDALREKYEHERTKRLRSDGAAQYLELTGDFAEFAEVDPHTPVTPRTPINEDIEVAVLGGGIAGLLAGAYLKKAGVDDVHIIEMAGDFGGVWYWNRFPGIQCDNDAYCYIPMLEELDFMPSKKYADGAEIFEHCRNIGKQFGLYDGAIFSTQVRTVRWDDSISRWHLQTNRGDDIRARFVVMAQGSYNRPKLPGIPGIKDYVNAGGHIFHSARWDYDYTGGDANGGLHKLHDKRVALVGTGATGVQLVPHLGRDAQHLYVFQRTPSSVDMRGNEPTDPQWAASLPPGWQEERKRNFHRWSPFEGVVFDAEDMVCDFWTELGRNTTARIAASPDPASLTIEQVMAIREEEDYKVMERLRRRVADLVEDPEAAEALKPYYRFMCKRPCSNDEYLPTFNRPNVTLVDVAECKGVERLTENGIVANGVEYEVDCVIFASGFEISTELSRRYAIDTIEGRDGLSLFDHWRDGYKTLHGMTSRGFPNQFHTGFIQGGVSANTTAMFEQQAEHIAYIIAEALKRNATIVEPSQDAQDGWANTIREYAMDTSAFDLSCTPGYYNNEGNGFGQGVRSFLGDYYMAGFYAFDDLLKEWRERGDLNGLVLR; encoded by the coding sequence ATGACACTGTTCGACACCTGCGGACCCACCGACACCCCGGACGACATCGACATCGATGCGCTGCGCGAGAAGTACGAGCACGAGCGCACCAAGCGGTTGCGCAGCGACGGGGCCGCGCAATACCTCGAACTCACAGGCGATTTCGCGGAGTTCGCCGAGGTCGATCCGCACACACCGGTCACGCCGCGCACGCCGATCAACGAGGACATAGAGGTCGCGGTGCTCGGCGGCGGCATCGCCGGCCTGCTGGCGGGCGCCTACCTCAAGAAGGCGGGCGTAGACGATGTCCACATCATCGAGATGGCCGGCGACTTCGGCGGCGTCTGGTACTGGAACCGCTTCCCCGGAATCCAATGCGACAACGACGCATACTGTTACATACCGATGCTCGAAGAGCTCGACTTCATGCCGAGCAAGAAGTACGCCGACGGTGCCGAGATCTTCGAGCACTGCCGCAATATCGGCAAACAGTTCGGCTTGTACGACGGTGCGATCTTCTCGACGCAGGTGCGCACGGTGCGCTGGGACGACTCGATCAGCCGCTGGCACCTGCAGACGAACCGCGGCGACGACATCCGCGCGCGATTCGTCGTCATGGCACAGGGGTCCTACAACCGGCCCAAGCTGCCCGGCATTCCCGGCATCAAGGACTACGTGAATGCCGGAGGCCACATCTTCCACTCGGCACGCTGGGACTACGACTACACCGGCGGCGACGCCAACGGCGGCCTGCACAAGCTGCATGACAAGCGCGTGGCGCTGGTCGGCACTGGAGCGACCGGGGTGCAGCTGGTCCCGCATCTCGGCCGAGATGCCCAGCACCTGTATGTGTTTCAGCGGACACCGTCCTCGGTGGACATGCGCGGCAACGAGCCGACCGATCCGCAGTGGGCGGCCTCGCTGCCGCCGGGCTGGCAGGAGGAGCGCAAGCGCAACTTCCACCGCTGGTCACCGTTCGAGGGCGTGGTGTTCGATGCCGAAGACATGGTCTGCGACTTCTGGACCGAACTGGGCCGCAACACAACGGCCCGGATCGCCGCCAGCCCGGACCCGGCGTCGCTCACGATCGAGCAGGTGATGGCCATCCGGGAGGAGGAAGACTACAAGGTCATGGAGCGGCTGCGGCGCCGAGTCGCCGACCTCGTCGAGGATCCCGAGGCCGCCGAAGCGCTCAAGCCCTATTACCGGTTCATGTGTAAGCGGCCGTGCAGCAACGACGAGTACCTGCCGACGTTCAACCGGCCGAACGTCACGCTGGTCGACGTGGCCGAGTGCAAGGGCGTGGAGCGGCTGACGGAGAACGGAATCGTCGCCAACGGAGTCGAATACGAGGTCGACTGCGTGATCTTCGCGAGTGGCTTCGAGATCTCCACCGAACTCAGCCGCCGGTACGCGATCGATACCATCGAAGGCCGCGACGGGCTTTCGCTGTTCGACCACTGGCGCGACGGCTACAAGACGCTGCACGGGATGACGAGCCGCGGATTCCCCAACCAGTTCCACACCGGATTCATCCAGGGCGGTGTCTCGGCCAACACCACGGCGATGTTCGAGCAGCAGGCCGAGCACATCGCCTACATCATCGCCGAGGCCCTCAAGCGGAACGCAACGATCGTGGAGCCGAGCCAGGACGCCCAAGACGGCTGGGCGAACACCATCCGCGAGTATGCGATGGACACGTCGGCGTTCGATCTGTCCTGTACGCCGGGCTATTACAACAACGAGGGCAACGGCTTCGGCCAAGGTGTCAGGTCGTTCCTCGGCGACTACTACATGGCCGGCTTCTACGCGTTCGACGATCTGCTGAAGGAGTGGCGGGAGAGGGGTGACCTGAATGGCCTGGTACTCCGGTAG
- a CDS encoding SDR family NAD(P)-dependent oxidoreductase translates to MDELRFDGRVAVVTGGGRGLGRSYAMLLASRGAKVVVNDPGGSLAGDDYDPVHPPPEAPGPAEEVVHEIAAAGGQAVANTDSVANPHGGKSIIDTAVERYGRIDILIHNAGIVRRAPLKEMTYEDFEAVLDVHLRGAFHVVRPAFPVMCDAGYGRIVLTSSIGGLYGNHEVANYAVAKAGVIGLSNVAAMEGAAHGVKSNVIVPAAVTRMAEGIDTSAYPPMDAELVAPAVGWLAHESCSITGEALIALAGRIARAVLAETPGEYRPAWSIEDVAEHIAAIRDMSEPVVFPVVPDGHGDHIRYSFAMAKRGAHHV, encoded by the coding sequence ATGGATGAGCTGAGATTCGACGGCCGGGTTGCTGTCGTCACCGGAGGCGGAAGAGGACTGGGCCGCTCGTACGCCATGCTGCTGGCGTCCCGCGGCGCCAAAGTCGTCGTCAACGATCCGGGCGGCAGCCTCGCCGGTGACGACTACGATCCCGTCCACCCGCCTCCCGAAGCTCCCGGCCCCGCCGAAGAGGTGGTGCACGAAATCGCCGCTGCCGGTGGCCAAGCCGTGGCCAACACCGACTCGGTGGCGAACCCGCACGGCGGCAAGTCGATCATCGACACCGCGGTCGAGCGCTACGGGCGCATCGACATCCTCATTCACAACGCGGGCATCGTCCGTCGCGCCCCGCTCAAGGAGATGACGTACGAGGACTTCGAGGCCGTGCTCGACGTCCACCTGCGCGGGGCGTTCCACGTGGTGCGCCCCGCCTTTCCGGTCATGTGCGACGCCGGCTACGGACGCATCGTGCTGACGTCCTCGATCGGCGGTCTGTACGGCAATCACGAAGTCGCCAACTACGCGGTCGCCAAGGCGGGGGTGATCGGGCTGTCCAACGTCGCGGCCATGGAGGGCGCCGCCCACGGTGTCAAGAGCAACGTGATCGTGCCGGCCGCGGTGACCCGGATGGCCGAAGGCATCGACACGTCGGCCTACCCGCCGATGGACGCCGAGCTGGTCGCCCCGGCGGTGGGGTGGCTCGCGCACGAATCATGTTCGATCACAGGCGAAGCGCTGATCGCGCTGGCCGGCCGGATCGCGCGGGCGGTGCTCGCCGAGACTCCGGGGGAGTACCGTCCGGCGTGGTCGATCGAGGATGTGGCCGAACACATCGCGGCGATCCGCGACATGTCCGAACCCGTCGTGTTCCCCGTCGTGCCCGACGGTCACGGCGACCACATCAGGTACAGCTTCGCGATGGCGAAACGGGGAGCCCACCATGTCTAG
- a CDS encoding CaiB/BaiF CoA transferase family protein, translated as MSSGPLAGVRVVDLTAMVMGPYCTQIMADMGADVIKVEPPQGDNTRFISVGPAPGMSGVFVNVNRGKRSVVLDLQTEHGKAAMRALIERSDVFIHSMRAKAIAKLGFGYDDVAAINPAIVYTNCYGYGRRGPDRDRPAYDDTIQAEAGVPAVQQQLTGEADFVGTIMADKVAGLTALYATTMALFHRERTGEGQEVEVAMFETMASFMLVEHANGAMFDPPLGPAVYPRTVAPNRRPYRTSDGHIAALIYNDKHWNAFIDAVQPAWNDESYATLEQRAHNIDLVYGLLAETMKERTTAEWLALFGELEIPAAPLNTPDALFDNAHLNAVGLFETVETPNGPVRFPGVPTLFSRTPGKVAGPAPTLGADTDAVLDELGLVAHRPQPPPASQPAGPPPASQPAGPPPAETAVSDEKGPNLVKKRSVGASELG; from the coding sequence ATGTCTAGCGGACCGCTGGCCGGCGTGCGCGTCGTCGACCTCACCGCGATGGTGATGGGCCCCTACTGCACGCAGATCATGGCCGACATGGGCGCCGATGTCATCAAAGTCGAACCGCCACAAGGTGACAACACCCGTTTCATCTCCGTGGGCCCGGCGCCGGGGATGAGCGGGGTGTTCGTCAACGTCAACCGCGGCAAACGCAGCGTGGTGCTCGATCTGCAGACCGAACACGGCAAAGCCGCGATGCGGGCGCTGATCGAGCGGTCCGACGTGTTCATCCACTCGATGCGCGCCAAGGCGATCGCCAAGCTCGGCTTCGGCTACGACGACGTGGCAGCCATCAACCCCGCGATCGTCTACACGAACTGCTACGGGTACGGCCGTCGCGGGCCCGACCGGGACCGCCCCGCCTACGACGACACCATCCAGGCCGAGGCCGGGGTGCCAGCCGTGCAACAGCAATTGACCGGCGAGGCCGACTTCGTCGGCACGATCATGGCCGACAAGGTGGCGGGATTGACCGCCCTGTACGCGACGACGATGGCGCTGTTCCATCGCGAGCGCACGGGGGAGGGGCAGGAGGTGGAGGTCGCCATGTTCGAGACGATGGCGTCCTTCATGCTGGTCGAACATGCCAACGGTGCCATGTTCGACCCTCCGCTCGGGCCCGCGGTATACCCGCGCACGGTGGCGCCCAACCGCAGGCCGTACCGCACCAGCGACGGTCACATCGCTGCGCTGATCTACAACGACAAGCACTGGAACGCGTTCATCGACGCGGTGCAGCCCGCGTGGAACGACGAGTCGTACGCCACCCTCGAACAACGCGCACACAACATCGATCTTGTGTACGGGCTGCTTGCCGAGACCATGAAGGAGCGCACCACCGCCGAATGGCTGGCGCTGTTCGGAGAACTCGAGATCCCCGCCGCGCCGCTGAACACCCCCGATGCCCTGTTCGACAACGCACACCTCAACGCGGTCGGGCTCTTCGAGACCGTCGAGACCCCGAACGGGCCGGTGCGGTTCCCCGGCGTGCCGACCTTGTTCTCCCGGACCCCGGGCAAGGTGGCGGGCCCCGCGCCCACGCTGGGCGCCGACACCGATGCCGTGCTCGACGAACTCGGCCTGGTAGCGCACCGGCCCCAGCCCCCTCCCGCGTCTCAGCCCGCTGGGCCCCCTCCCGCGTCTCAGCCCGCTGGGCCCCCTCCCGCCGAGACTGCGGTTTCTGATGAAAAAGGGCCGAATCTCGTCAAGAAGCGCAGTGTCGGCGCGTCGGAGTTGGGGTGA